A genomic region of Exiguobacterium oxidotolerans JCM 12280 contains the following coding sequences:
- a CDS encoding sporulation protein, whose translation MFKKLLSQIGIGAATVDTRLDSERCEPGGQIHGTVHIKGGSVDQEIDRIYLAFNTQYKEEVRDSTSFTTFTLDRFSLNEAAFTIEAGVEREIPFTLQVPFNTPLSVSQSKSWIETGLDIAQAVDPSDRDAIIVQANDLQSVILEAMEELGFRLKKADTEKLPGRYRKDLPIAQELEYSARNTYFAHKLDEVELILLQDRSGIDIVLQIDRRAHDLGSLFSEMAGADETMTKLSLSNHDLMDRNAVKQQLNDLIERYS comes from the coding sequence ATGTTCAAAAAACTTTTATCACAAATCGGAATCGGTGCCGCCACAGTCGATACACGACTCGACAGCGAGCGCTGTGAGCCCGGCGGACAAATTCACGGAACCGTTCATATTAAAGGCGGCAGTGTCGACCAAGAAATCGACCGGATCTATTTAGCGTTTAATACACAATATAAGGAAGAGGTCCGCGACAGCACGTCATTCACGACGTTTACACTCGATCGTTTTTCACTAAATGAAGCTGCTTTTACGATTGAAGCAGGTGTTGAACGTGAAATTCCGTTTACGCTTCAAGTGCCATTTAATACGCCGCTATCGGTCAGTCAGTCGAAGTCATGGATTGAAACGGGTCTCGATATCGCCCAAGCGGTCGATCCGTCAGACCGAGACGCTATCATCGTCCAAGCCAACGACCTCCAATCCGTCATCCTAGAAGCGATGGAAGAACTCGGCTTCCGACTTAAGAAGGCCGATACGGAAAAACTCCCCGGCCGTTATCGTAAGGACTTACCGATCGCTCAAGAACTCGAGTACTCGGCACGTAATACGTACTTCGCCCATAAACTGGACGAAGTCGAACTCATCCTGCTCCAAGACCGGTCCGGCATCGACATCGTCTTGCAAATCGACCGTCGTGCCCACGACTTAGGCTCGCTCTTCAGTGAGATGGCGGGTGCGGATGAGACAATGACGAAGCTATCCTTATCGAACCACGATTTGATGGACCGAAACGCCGTCAAACAACAATTAAACGATTTGATTGAGCGGTACAGCTGA
- a CDS encoding class I SAM-dependent methyltransferase, giving the protein MELHQVKELLTQKLEASALVHATISGPRQKSNDLRRIKLKPILLKDTYAIQLEFQYERIIKHENLRIDEFLGRLDALMEEFRQFLFRFETEEVQFQLSKKMKVSLKTTKQSPLQAELSHNRKKSHLLEDGVVVPFLVRLGVMTEDGQVKRQKYDKFKQINRFLEFVEDSISALPTDRTLRILDFGCGKSYLTFALYHYLSVVKGFDLKVTGLDLKKEVIEECTAIARDLDYTNLEFRVGDVHDYNEDTEVDLMVTLHACDVATDVALARAVDWNASVILSVPCCQKELNRQLDCSPLDVMLQHGLIKEKFASLATDSIRAEILTLVGYETQLLEFIDLEHTPKNVLIRAYKNDRQPTEEKIDRYVAFRDLLHAKPYLAHELSGRLGQISSKLVQ; this is encoded by the coding sequence GTGGAATTACACCAAGTAAAAGAATTACTCACTCAAAAGCTCGAGGCTTCTGCTCTCGTGCATGCAACGATCAGTGGTCCGCGCCAAAAGTCGAATGATCTTCGAAGAATCAAACTAAAACCGATTCTATTGAAAGATACGTATGCAATCCAATTAGAGTTTCAATATGAGCGGATAATTAAACATGAAAATTTGAGAATCGACGAATTTTTAGGACGACTCGACGCATTGATGGAAGAATTCCGTCAATTTTTGTTCCGCTTCGAGACGGAAGAAGTCCAGTTCCAGTTATCAAAGAAAATGAAAGTATCATTAAAGACAACAAAACAGTCGCCACTCCAAGCAGAACTGTCGCATAACCGAAAAAAAAGTCATCTTCTTGAAGATGGTGTCGTCGTACCGTTTTTAGTCCGGCTTGGTGTCATGACGGAAGACGGGCAAGTCAAACGGCAAAAGTACGATAAATTCAAACAAATCAATCGGTTCCTCGAGTTCGTCGAAGATAGTATTTCCGCATTACCGACGGATCGGACGTTACGGATTCTTGATTTTGGATGCGGAAAATCGTATTTGACGTTTGCTTTGTATCATTACTTGAGTGTCGTCAAAGGTTTTGACTTGAAAGTGACCGGACTTGATCTCAAAAAAGAAGTCATCGAAGAATGTACAGCGATTGCGCGCGATCTCGACTATACGAATCTCGAGTTCCGTGTCGGGGACGTCCATGACTACAATGAGGATACAGAGGTTGACTTGATGGTGACGCTTCATGCCTGTGACGTTGCGACGGATGTCGCCCTGGCCCGCGCCGTTGATTGGAATGCGTCTGTCATCTTAAGTGTTCCGTGTTGTCAAAAAGAACTCAATCGTCAACTCGACTGTTCACCACTCGACGTCATGTTGCAGCACGGGTTGATTAAGGAAAAGTTCGCTTCGCTCGCGACAGATTCAATCCGCGCCGAAATCTTGACGCTCGTCGGTTACGAGACACAATTGCTTGAGTTCATTGATTTAGAGCATACACCAAAAAATGTTTTAATCCGGGCCTATAAAAATGACCGTCAGCCGACGGAAGAAAAAATTGACCGTTACGTCGCCTTCCGTGATTTACTGCATGCGAAACCATATTTGGCGCATGAATTAAGCGGCAGACTTGGACAGATTTCGTCTAAACTCGTACAATAA
- a CDS encoding BrxA/BrxB family bacilliredoxin produces the protein MDFQMYFEDVVQTARKEAAAAGFEELTTAESVDDAMKREGLTLVLVNSVCGCAGGIARPAAAYVNRMEGVKPDHFVTVFAGQDREATDRAREYFEGYPPSSPSFALMQDGNILSMVERFDIESFTAEEVVEKLESLIEIYA, from the coding sequence ATGGATTTCCAAATGTATTTTGAAGACGTCGTCCAGACAGCACGCAAAGAAGCAGCGGCTGCTGGTTTTGAAGAATTAACGACAGCTGAAAGCGTCGATGACGCGATGAAGCGTGAAGGGTTGACACTTGTCCTCGTCAACTCAGTATGTGGATGTGCCGGTGGGATCGCTCGCCCAGCAGCTGCTTACGTCAATCGAATGGAAGGCGTCAAGCCGGATCATTTCGTAACAGTGTTTGCGGGACAAGACCGTGAAGCAACGGACCGGGCACGTGAGTACTTTGAAGGGTATCCACCTTCATCACCATCATTCGCTTTGATGCAAGACGGCAACATTCTCTCGATGGTTGAGCGTTTCGACATCGAATCGTTTACTGCAGAAGAAGTTGTTGAAAAATTAGAGTCATTGATTGAAATTTACGCATAA
- a CDS encoding transporter substrate-binding domain-containing protein, translating to MKKLVATAMAGILALTMAACGASDDSSGGSSDDNKVLTMGTSADYFPFEYIDTAKGDDIVGFDVAIAKEVTKNLGYDLKIEDMEFGSLLGALSSGRIDFVMAGMTPTDERKKNADFTDVYFESKNLVMTKDEAISSEDELKGKKIGVQLGSIQEGIAKDRYKDSEAVSLNKIPEIIQELNTGRIDALIIEDAVAVKYMDQDASLKTYEIKEDGPTGSAAAFKKGDKMRDEFNKELKKMIDSGEIDKLAEEWFQKEAK from the coding sequence ATGAAAAAATTAGTAGCAACGGCAATGGCAGGCATTCTCGCACTTACGATGGCAGCATGTGGTGCATCAGATGATTCATCAGGCGGTTCAAGTGATGACAATAAAGTATTAACGATGGGAACGTCAGCAGATTACTTCCCGTTTGAATACATCGATACGGCGAAAGGAGACGACATCGTTGGATTTGATGTCGCAATCGCAAAAGAAGTTACAAAAAACCTCGGTTATGATTTGAAAATTGAAGATATGGAGTTCGGTAGCTTACTCGGAGCACTCAGCTCAGGTCGGATTGATTTTGTCATGGCAGGAATGACACCGACAGACGAGCGGAAGAAAAACGCTGATTTCACAGATGTTTACTTCGAATCAAAGAACCTCGTCATGACAAAAGACGAAGCGATTAGTTCGGAAGATGAACTCAAAGGTAAAAAAATCGGGGTCCAACTCGGTTCGATTCAAGAAGGCATTGCGAAAGACCGTTATAAAGACAGCGAAGCCGTCTCGTTAAACAAGATTCCGGAGATCATTCAAGAATTGAACACAGGCCGGATTGACGCGCTCATCATTGAAGATGCGGTAGCGGTCAAATACATGGATCAAGACGCATCGTTAAAAACGTATGAAATTAAAGAAGACGGACCGACGGGTTCAGCCGCCGCTTTCAAAAAGGGTGACAAGATGCGTGACGAGTTCAACAAAGAATTGAAAAAGATGATCGATTCAGGTGAAATCGACAAACTTGCAGAAGAATGGTTCCAAAAAGAAGCAAAATAA
- a CDS encoding amino acid ABC transporter permease: MIDFTKIQDSIPYILQGIPVLFQVVIVAAIAGMFIGIIVAALKITKSKFIRFIGHAYTAVFRGTPLILQLAIIHFGLPQLTGYVTTGYQSAVIAFSLNSGAYISEIIRAGIQAVDRGQWEAADALGIPYMKQLRSIILPQAFKNILPAIMNEMITLTKESALVSTVGVLDIMRRAQVVGGEKALYFEPLLFAGLVYFVLVMGLSLIGQQVEKAMRKSG; encoded by the coding sequence ATGATAGACTTTACAAAGATTCAAGATTCAATCCCATACATTCTGCAAGGGATTCCGGTCCTGTTCCAAGTCGTGATCGTCGCTGCCATCGCAGGGATGTTCATCGGAATCATCGTGGCAGCACTTAAAATTACGAAAAGTAAGTTCATTCGCTTCATCGGTCATGCTTATACGGCAGTCTTTCGTGGGACACCGCTCATTTTGCAACTGGCAATCATTCACTTCGGTTTACCGCAACTGACGGGTTACGTCACGACGGGCTATCAATCCGCTGTCATCGCCTTTTCATTAAACTCAGGTGCATACATCTCGGAAATCATCCGGGCAGGAATTCAAGCAGTCGATCGTGGACAATGGGAAGCGGCAGATGCACTCGGTATCCCATACATGAAACAATTGCGGTCAATTATCTTACCACAAGCATTCAAAAACATTTTACCAGCCATCATGAATGAAATGATTACGTTAACAAAAGAGTCGGCACTCGTCTCGACAGTCGGTGTTCTCGACATTATGCGCCGAGCGCAAGTCGTCGGTGGAGAAAAAGCATTGTACTTCGAACCCTTGTTATTTGCGGGACTCGTCTATTTCGTCCTTGTCATGGGATTGTCCTTGATTGGTCAACAAGTCGAAAAAGCTATGAGAAAGAGTGGGTAA
- a CDS encoding amino acid ABC transporter ATP-binding protein, which translates to MIQVTDLYKQFGKLEVLKGITTTVGRGEVVAVIGPSGSGKSTFLRCINLLEQPTGGMINVDGFELTKPKANIAKARQNIGMVFQQFNLFPHKSVLDNLIYAPINVLGLSKEDAIKRGEVLLERVGLAEKRDNFPNQLSGGQKQRVAIARALAMEPNVMLFDEPTSALDPEMVNEVLDVMKQLAESGMTMVIVTHEMGFAKEVADRVLFLDEGILMEEGTPIELFDHPKTDRAKKFLEKVL; encoded by the coding sequence ATGATTCAAGTCACCGATCTGTACAAACAGTTCGGAAAGTTAGAAGTATTAAAAGGCATCACGACGACAGTCGGCCGTGGGGAAGTCGTCGCAGTCATCGGACCGTCGGGCTCAGGGAAGTCGACGTTCTTACGTTGTATCAACCTTTTGGAGCAACCGACAGGTGGGATGATTAACGTCGACGGCTTCGAATTGACAAAACCGAAAGCGAATATCGCGAAAGCGCGTCAAAACATCGGAATGGTGTTTCAACAGTTTAACCTGTTCCCCCATAAATCAGTGCTCGATAACTTAATTTATGCCCCAATCAATGTCCTCGGTTTATCAAAAGAGGACGCAATCAAACGTGGCGAAGTATTACTTGAACGCGTTGGTCTCGCTGAAAAACGGGATAATTTCCCGAACCAGCTATCCGGTGGTCAAAAGCAACGGGTTGCGATCGCGCGTGCCTTGGCGATGGAGCCGAACGTCATGTTGTTCGATGAACCAACATCAGCACTCGACCCGGAAATGGTCAATGAAGTCCTCGATGTCATGAAGCAACTCGCGGAAAGTGGGATGACGATGGTCATCGTCACGCACGAGATGGGCTTCGCAAAAGAAGTCGCTGACCGTGTCCTGTTCCTCGACGAAGGCATTTTGATGGAAGAAGGAACGCCGATCGAGTTGTTCGATCATCCGAAAACCGACCGTGCGAAAAAATTCTTGGAAAAAGTCTTATAA
- a CDS encoding GNAT family N-acetyltransferase has product MKLLEGKDIRLTRFQTGDMESYRSFLDDATFARNLSATPYRFLSDEKINGMLASDAHETFRFAVRRTDAERLIGVVSLEDILWSNGTAWLMIGIDPSEAGKGYGRKALQLLLRYAFSELNLERIQLTVFAYNERAIALYERLGFIHEGTYRQFLKRDGIRHDMLLYGLLRTEWEDFYD; this is encoded by the coding sequence ATGAAGTTACTAGAGGGGAAAGACATTCGGCTGACGCGATTTCAAACAGGGGATATGGAAAGTTATCGGAGCTTTCTGGATGACGCGACATTTGCACGCAACTTGAGTGCGACACCATATCGCTTCTTGTCAGATGAAAAAATCAACGGGATGCTTGCGAGTGATGCCCATGAGACATTTCGGTTCGCCGTTCGCCGGACGGATGCCGAGCGTCTGATTGGCGTCGTATCCCTCGAAGACATCTTATGGTCAAATGGGACGGCCTGGTTGATGATTGGAATCGATCCAAGTGAAGCCGGGAAAGGGTATGGACGAAAAGCATTACAGCTCTTACTGCGATACGCCTTTTCTGAGCTCAACCTCGAGCGGATCCAGTTGACGGTCTTTGCCTATAATGAACGTGCGATTGCGTTATACGAACGGCTTGGTTTCATCCATGAAGGGACATACCGGCAATTTTTAAAGCGGGATGGTATCCGGCATGACATGTTGCTTTACGGATTATTGCGGACGGAGTGGGAGGATTTTTATGATTAA
- a CDS encoding HD domain-containing protein, whose product MINETEQFVRTFHAADFSGHDYAHIERVRKMALQIAATEGGDLLTIELAALLHDVADVKLGGTLSSVDAFLSGKVSDTRKQQVLQIIDGMSFKGGDRPSLETLEGQIVQDADRLDAIGAIGVARTFQYGALTQAPMHVPGLRPRKPGDRTSPSSTINHFYEKLLLLKDLMNTETAKGIAEERHAFMVEFLERFQKEWEF is encoded by the coding sequence ATGATTAACGAAACGGAACAGTTCGTCCGCACATTCCATGCGGCAGATTTTTCAGGACATGACTATGCCCATATCGAACGCGTCCGGAAAATGGCGTTACAGATTGCTGCGACGGAAGGCGGGGATTTGCTGACGATTGAACTGGCGGCACTCCTGCATGATGTCGCTGACGTAAAACTCGGCGGAACACTTTCGTCCGTCGATGCATTTTTATCCGGGAAAGTCTCAGACACTCGGAAACAGCAAGTCCTTCAAATCATCGATGGGATGTCATTTAAAGGAGGGGACCGTCCATCACTTGAGACGCTGGAAGGACAAATCGTCCAAGACGCCGATCGGTTGGATGCGATCGGTGCCATCGGGGTCGCCCGGACCTTCCAGTATGGAGCATTGACACAAGCACCGATGCATGTACCCGGTTTAAGACCACGCAAGCCAGGAGACCGGACGAGTCCTTCAAGCACAATCAATCATTTTTATGAGAAGTTACTTTTGTTAAAGGACTTAATGAATACCGAAACGGCAAAAGGCATCGCAGAGGAACGGCATGCGTTCATGGTTGAATTTTTGGAACGTTTTCAGAAGGAATGGGAGTTTTGA